Proteins from a single region of Ziziphus jujuba cultivar Dongzao chromosome 1, ASM3175591v1:
- the LOC107432122 gene encoding aspartic proteinase nepenthesin-1 encodes MAELTNKHFLATATLLIFLTTTVSHFHFTFSEDSKPTGFTLSLIPGDSPDSPLYQGNLTRHERMQRLINITQSKASLYRLMSSWPGNATTTPIGPENINLPMIRNNFYYAVKIGIGNPVYNAYLLLDTGSGLIWTQCEPCPTCYPMEYGIYDPRRSNTYSMLPSSHALCQSGYYKRVQNQCMYTMIYGAEAVAGGSTSTLPVPKTQGVASLETFTFANNEGGFSNIDGVIFGCSRYVQNFQDLMFNQKISGILGMNTAPDSLVTQLMNRIDRKFSYCIPSVLDQTTRPILVNFGTDVPRISTPLVNTLFVSPPRTQLFFLDLRDVSVGTHQIGFPKGTFTASPDGSKGVVIDSGAPFTVLAENINGVNAYLLVMSAFDAYYGQSQGLPRVKVDQFEYCYGLPNGFNDFLTLTFHFYPRADFVVNSRDVHYVNSGMRFFCVALMKNSGGLSLLGAYQQQNKHIVYNLDLNALQFATVTCPI; translated from the coding sequence ATGGCAGAGTTAACTAATAAACATTTCCTTGCCACAGCAACTCTGCTTATTTTCCTTACAACAACAGTCTCGCATTTCCATTTTACATTCTCAGAAGACTCAAAGCCGACTGGCTTCACTCTAAGTCTCATCCCTGGAGACTCACCAGATTCTCCGTTGTATCAAGGAAACCTAACAAGACATGAAAGGATGCAAAGGTTGATCAACATCACCCAAAGCAAGGCATCTCTTTACAGATTAATGTCATCGTGGCCGGGCAATGCCACGACGACGCCAATAGGCCCCGAAAACATTAATCTTCCTATGATCCGCAACAATTTCTACTATGCAGTGAAGATAGGCATTGGCAATCCAGTGTACAATGCTTACCTTCTCTTGGACACTGGAAGCGGCCTAATATGGACGCAGTGTGAGCCATGCCCAACTTGTTACCCAATGGAATACGGCATATACGATCCGAGGCGTTCCAACACTTATAGTATGCTTCCTTCTAGTCACGCTCTTTGTCAATCTGGTTATTACAAGCGTGTCCAAAACCAATGTATGTATACCATGATATATGGAGCCGAAGCAGTAGCAGGAGGATCAACCAGCACATTGCCGGTTCCGAAAACTCAAGGAGTTGCCTCTTTGGAAACATTCACGTTCGCTAATAACGAAGGAGGGTTTTCGAACATCGATGGAGTGATCTTCGGCTGCTCGCGTTACGTCCAAAACTTTCAGGACTTGATGTTCAACCAGAAGATTTCTGGAATCCTAGGAATGAACACGGCCCCGGATTCGTTAGTAACCCAGCTGATGAACAGAATCGATAGGAAATTCTCTTACTGCATACCTTCTGTTTTGGACCAGACAACTCGTCCTATTTTGGTGAATTTTGGGACAGACGTTCCGAGAATCTCCACACCTCTTGTCAACACACTGTTTGTCTCTCCTCCTCGTACTCAGCTATTCTTTTTGGATTTGCGAGATGTGAGTGTTGGAACGCACCAGATAGGGTTTCCCAAAGGCACTTTCACAGCTAGCCCAGATGGAAGTAAAGGTGTGGTTATCGACTCCGGAGCTCCTTTCACTGTGTTGGCTGAAAATATTAATGGAGTGAATGCTTATCTTTTGGTGATGAGTGCGTTTGATGCTTATTATGGTCAATCTCAAGGACTTCCAAGGGTCAAGGTTGACCAGTTTGAATATTGTTATGGTCTACCAAATGGTTTTAATGATTTCTTGACCTTGACTTTCCATTTCTACCCGAGAGCTGATTTCGTGGTGAACTCCAGAGATGTGCATTATGTCAACTCTGGAATGAGATTCTTCTGCGTGGCATTAATGAAAAATTCAGGAGGATTGTCGTTGTTGGGAGCATATCAACAGCAAAATAAGCATATTGTATATAATCTCGATCTTAACGCACTGCAATTTGCTACTGTCACTTGCCCCATCTAA
- the LOC107432133 gene encoding aspartic proteinase nepenthesin-2 has translation MIFGCSTDNQNFRFGETNPISGVMGLSMSPESLISQLINIIDKHFGSDVHIPPGSDVSSTPFISPPLSNYYYLDLLDIVVGSHRMAFPIDTFQVDKDGNGGFIIDSGASITLLSKNARGTDTYTAVLEVFQKFYDAHGLRRVHDRPYKFDLCYTVGRGFSEYQSLNYRLSPRTDFFVEGRDVHYFDPSGFFCVAILPTEGSRSVLGAWHQQNKRIVYDLYNLALNYTYDSCLIS, from the exons ATGATCTTCGGTTGCTCCACCGATAACCAAAACTTCCGGTTCGGAGAGACCAATCCCATTAGCGGTGTCATGGGGTTGAGCATGTCACCTGAGTCGCTCATTAGCCAACTGATCAATATCATCGACAAGCA CTTCGGCAGTGATGTTCATATCCCACCGGGGTCTGATGTATCCAGCACACCCTTCATATCGCCGCCGCTATCTAATTACTACTATTTGGATTTGTTAGACATTGTCGTTGGATCTCATAGGATGGCATTTCCGATAGACACATTTCAGGTTGATAAAGATGGAAATGGCGGTTTCATCATCGATTCCGGAGCATCCATTACTCTGCTGAGTAAGAATGCTCGAGGCACTGATACTTACACCGCGGTGTTGGAGGTCTTTCAGAAATTTTACGACGCTCACGGGCTTCGAAGGGTGCATGACAGGCCGTACAAGTTCGATCTGTGTTATACGGTTGGTCGTGGTTTTAGTGAATACCAAAGCTTGAATTACCGTTTGAGTCCAAGAACTGATTTCTTTGTAGAGGGAAGAGATGTGCATTATTTTGATCCCAGTGGGTTTTTCTGTGTGGCAATATTACCAACTGAGGGTTCAAGATCGGTTTTAGGAGCTTGGCATCAGCAGAATAAGAGGATTGTCTATGATCTCTACAATTTGGCACTGAATTATACTTATGATTCTTGCTTAATTAGCTAA
- the LOC107432308 gene encoding tryptophan synthase beta chain 1: MHTMAASSAACASSATSKLNHHHHRNPSLLPKPYSSSSSQLPFNSRNFTAPAIKTSVSCTLTREPAAAALQMHEEPAPLLSLPRPDSFGRFGKYGGKYVPETLMHALAELESAFNSLAGDHEFQSELDGILKDYVGRESPLYFAERLTEHYKRPNGEGPHIYLKREDLNHTGAHKINNAIAQALLAKRLGKKRIIAETGAGQHGVATATVCARFGLECIIYMGAQDMERQALNVFRMRLLGAEVRAVHSGTATLKDATSEAIRDWVTNVETTHYILGSVAGPHPYPMMVREFHKVIGKETRKQALEKWGGKPDVLVACVGGGSNAIGLFHEFVNDEDVRLIGVEAAGFGLDSGKHAATLTKGEVGVLHGAMSYLLQDDDGQIIEPHSISAGLDYPGVGPEHSFLKDAGRAEYYSVTDEEALEAFKRLSRLEGIIPALETSHAIAYLETLCPTLPDGAKVVLNCSGRGDKDVQTAIKYLKV; encoded by the exons ATGCATACAATGGCCGCCTCCTCCGCCGCATGCGCTTCTTCCGCAACCTCCAAGCtcaaccaccaccaccaccgcaaCCCTTCGCTCCTCCCAAAACCCtactcttcctcctcctcccaATTGCCCTTCAACTCCCGTAATTTCACCGCTCCTGCCATCAAGACTTCCGTTTCTTGTACTCTTACCCGAGAACCCGCCGCCGCCGCACTGCAAATGCATGAAGAACCCGCGCCCTTGCTCTCTCTTCCCCGACCCGATTCTTTCGGGCGTTTTGGGAAGTATGGAGGCAAGTATGTCCCCGAGACCCTTATGCATGCTCTCGCCGAGCTAGAGTCTGCGTTCAATTCCCTCGCCGGAGACCATGAATTTcag AGTGAGCTAGATGGGATTTTGAAAGACTATGTTGGTAGAGAAAGTCCCCTCTATTTCGCTGAGCGGCTGACAGAGCACTACAAACGTCCTAACGGTGAAGGGCCGCACATTTATCTGAAGAGGGAGGATCTAAACCACACTGGGGCTCACAAGATCAATAATGCTATTGCCCAAGCTTTGCTTGCCAAGCGTTTAGGCAAAAAGCGCATTATTGCTGAAACTGGAGCAGGTCAACATGGAGTTGCCACTGCAACTGTTTGTGCTCGGTTTGGTCTGGAATGTATAATCTATATGGGTGCACAAGATATGGAAAGACAAGCACTAAATGTTTTCAGAATGCGGCTTCTTGGGGCTGAG GTTAGGGCTGTCCATTCTGGAACGGCAACATTGAAGGATGCTACATCTGAAGCTATTAGGGACTGGGTGACAAATGTTGAAACCACCCACTATATCTTGGGATCTGTTGCTGGGCCACATCCCTATCCAATGATGGTTAGGGAGTTCCATAAGGTGATTGGTAAGGAGACAAGGAAACAAGCATTGGAAAAATGGGGTGGAAAACCAGATGTGCTGGTTGCATGTGTTGGTGGAGGCTCAAATGCAATTGGACTATTCCATGAGTTCGTTAATGACGAAGATGTTAGATTGATTGGTGTTGAGGCTGCAGGCTTTGGGTTGGACAGTGGTAAGCATGCTGCCACTCTGACCAAGGGGGAAGTTGGTGTTCTGCATGGAGCTATGAGCTACTTACTGCAGGATGACGATGGGCAGATTATTGAGCCTCATTCTATTAGTGCAGG CTTGGATTACCCTGGGGTTGGACCGGAGCATAGTTTCCTTAAAGATGCAGGACGTGCTGAGTATTACAGCGTTACTGATGAAGAAGCATTGGAAG CCTTTAAGAGATTATCGCGACTTGAGGGCATTATCCCGGCTCTGGAAACATCTCATGCAATCGCTTACTTGGAAACGCTGTGCCCAACTCTCCCGGATGGAGCAAAAGTTGTTCTTAACTGCAGTGGCAGGGGTGACAAGGATGTTCAGACGGCCATCAAGTATTTGAAGGTTTAA
- the LOC107432319 gene encoding glucose-6-phosphate/phosphate translocator 2, chloroplastic: protein MICSVKQFATTATANGSDIFFRQKSRAPTQRSSLLPSLPVQKNQGSAISVKKALHVSMIDNFGPLKARRNTIKCEAYEADRSKPIESSIELPKPDTRSETAKKVKIGVYFAMWWALNVVFNIYNKKVLNAYPFPWLTSTLSLACGSLIMLISWATRIAEAPKTDFEFWKALFPVAVAHTIGHVAATVSMSKVAVSFTHIIKSGEPAFSVLVSRFLLGESFPVPVYLSLIPIIGGCSLAALTELNFNMIGFMGAMISNLAFVFRNIFSKRGMKGKSVSGMNYYACLSILSLLILTPFAIAVEGPQLWVAGWEKAISQIGPQLIWWVAAQSVFYHLYNQVSYMSLDEISPLTFSIGNTMKRISVIVSSIIIFHTPVQPVNALGAAIAIFGTFLYSQAKQ from the exons ATGATTTGCTCAGTGAAGCAGTTTGCTACAACAGCAACAGCCAATGGGTCCGATATATTCTTTCGGCAAAAATCTCGGGCCCCAACACAGCGATCTTCGCTGTTGCCATCTCTGCCGGTGCAAAAAAACCAAGGATCGGCCATCTCGGTGAAAAAAGCTTTACATGTCTCTATGATCGACAATTTTGGGCCTCTGAAGGCTCGGAGGAACACGATCAAATGCGAAGCTTACGAGGCGGACCGATCGAAGCCGATCGAGTCCAGCATCGAGCTGCCGAAGCCCGACACTCGATCGGAGACAGCGAAGAAGGTCAAGATCGGTGTGTACTTCGCTATGTGGTGGGCTTTGAATGTGGTGTTCAATATTTACAACAAAAAAGTTCTGAATGCGTACCCTTTTCCTTGGTTGACCTCGACTCTGTCTCTCGCTTGTGGGTCTTTGATCATGTTGATCTCTTGGGCTACGAGGATCGCCGAGGCACCTAAGACTGATTTTGAGTTTTGGAAAGCTCTGTTTCCG GTTGCTGTTGCACATACAATTGGGCATGTTGCAGCCACGGTCAGTATGTCCAAGGTTGCAGTGTCTTTCACTCATATAATCAAGAGTGGTGAGCCTGCTTTTAGCGTTTTGGTTTCCAGATTTCTACTGGGTGAGTCCTTCCCTGTGCCCGTGTACCTGTCACTCATTCCGATCATCGGTGGTTGCTCCCTTGCTGCCCTGACCGAGCTCAACTTCAACATGATTG GTTTTATGGGTGCCATGATATCAAACTTGGCCTTCGTCTTCCGGAACATATTTTCTAAGAGGGGCATGAAAGGGAAATCTGTTAGTGGAATGAACTACTATGCATGTCTATCAATTTTGTCTCTCTTAATCCTCACACCCTTTGCAATTGCGGTTGAGGGACCACAGCTGTGGGTGGCTGGATGGGAAAAGGCCATCTCTCAAATTGGACCCCAGTTAATATG GTGGGTAGCAGCCCAAAGTGTGTTCTATCATCTCTACAACCAGGTCTCATACATGTCGCTGGATGAGATCTCTCCTTTGACATTTAGCATCGGCAACACCATGAAACGTATATCTGTCATAGTCTCctccatcatcatcttccatacACCCGTCCAACCCGTCAATGCTCTTGGAGCTGCCATTGCAATTTTTGGAACCTTCCTGTATTCCCAG GCAAAGCAGTAA